The following are encoded together in the Coffea arabica cultivar ET-39 chromosome 1c, Coffea Arabica ET-39 HiFi, whole genome shotgun sequence genome:
- the LOC113740842 gene encoding protein neprosin-like yields the protein MKLFYFFILLSMMNLCDASSKKTQVRKTLSSSKKIPVKSIKSPDGDIIDCINIYHQPAFDHPLLKNHTILMRPSLQPRKGPIGGGELFQSNAHGQEDKKPIAQLWQLGGRCPEGTIPIRRNQKARYAKKEHRNFPLLAGFSNHEHAFAYVQSNKYLGAKATINLWQPQVQGSGEFSLAQIWVLAGANSALNSVEAGWMVFPSHFGDSNTRLFNYWTRDRYQSTGCYNLDCPGFVHTSNSIALGATISPVSTYHGAQHEIILHIFKDPKKNVWWLQYGNDDVIGYWPASLFKDLADSASLIEWGGEIINNAQGGQHTTTQMGSGHFAEEQAGGASYFKNLQVVDQSNTLVPPGDITTVAEKPNCYTIVSGKSDDAGDYFYFGGPGRNPKCP from the exons ATGAAgctattttatttcttcattttattatcCATGATGAATTTATGTGATGCCTCAAGCAAGAAGACTCAGGTCAGGAAAACGTTGAGCAGTTCAAAGAAGATCCCTGTCAAGTCCATCAAG AGCCCTGATGGTGATATTATTGATTGTATCAACATTTATCATCAACCAGCGTTTGATCATCCTTTGCTAAAAAATCATACTATTTTG ATGAGGCCTAGTTTGCAGCCTCGGAAAGGACCAATTGGTGGGGGTGAACTATTCCAATCCAATGCTCATGGCCAAGAGGATAAAAAACCAATTGCTCAGTTATGGCAGTTGGGTGGGAGATGCCCTGAAGGAACTATTCCTATTAGAAGAAACCAGAAAGCAAGATATGCAAAGAAGGAGCACAGAAACTTTCCCCTGCTCGCTGGCTTTTCCAATCACGAG CATGcatttgcatatgtccaaagtAACAAGTATTTGGGAGCAAAGGCAACAATAAACCTTTGGCAACCCCAAGTTCAGGGCAGTGGTGAATTTAGCTTGGCTCAAATATGGGTTCTTGCAGGTGCTAATTCAGCTCTGAACAGCGTTGAAGCTGGTTGGATG gtATTTCCAAGTCACTTTGGAGATAGCAACACAAGACTTTTCAATTACTGGACT cGTGATCGTTATCAATCCACTGGGTGCTACAACTTGGACTGCCCTGGCTTTGTTCATACCAGTAATTCAATTGCATTGGGTGCCACCATTTCACCAGTTTCTACCTATCATGGTGCTCAACATGAAATCATCCTACATATCTTTAAG GACCCAAAGAAAAATGTGTGGTGGCTACAATACGGGAATGACgatgtaattggttattggcCTGCTTCCTTATTTAAAGACCTAGCAGACAGTGCTTCACTAATTGAATGGGGTGGAGAGATAATAAATAATGCTCAAGGTGGGCAACACACCACAACTCAAATGGGCAGTGGCCATTTTGCTGAAGAACAAGCTGGAGGGGCAAGTTACTTCAAGAATCTTCAAGTAGTTGATCAATCCAACACCTTAGTCCCTCCTGGTGATATCACTACCGTAGCTGAGAAGCCGAATTGCTACACCATAGTATCTGGAAAGAGTGATGATGCCGGAGATTACTTTTATTTTGGTGGACCAGGAAGAAATCCTAAGTGTCCGTGA